From Onychostoma macrolepis isolate SWU-2019 chromosome 05, ASM1243209v1, whole genome shotgun sequence, one genomic window encodes:
- the ppp1r14aa gene encoding protein phosphatase 1, regulatory (inhibitor) subunit 14Aa, which translates to MAEEVHTGHSPDLDNAREHGMNLHKRQSRVTVKYNRKQLQKRLDVEKWIDEGLDKLYEGKDMPEEVNIDDLLDLPSDEERTHKLQVLLQTCTSSTEAFIAELLQKLHGLHKQEELQNEGIEHPCLHTYPHHHGNIHHHRGNHQHPTHQTL; encoded by the exons ATGGCTGAGGAGGTACATACCGGTCATTCCCCGGATTTAGACAACGCTCGAGAGCACGGGATGAACTTGCATAAGCGCCAATCGCGCGTTACGGTAAAATACAACCGCAAACAGCTTCAGAAAAGGTTGGACGTGGAGAAATGGATCGACGAAGGGCTGGACAAGCTGTACGAAGGCAAG GACATGCCAGAAGAAGTGAACATTGATGATTTGTTGGATCTCCCAAGTGATGAAGAGCGAACACACAAACTACAG GTTCTTCTGCAGACCTGCACCAGCAGTACTGAG gctTTTATTGCTGAGCTGTTGCAGAAGCTGCATGGTCTCCATAAACAGGAAGAGCTGCAGAATGAAGGAATTGAGCATCCCTGTCTCCACACTTATCCCCATCACCATGGCAACATCCATCATCACAGAGGCAACCATCAACATCCAACACATCAGACACTGTGA